gcgAGAAGGCTACAGGCGTTTGGAGGAGAGTCCCAAGGCACCACATACAACTCGCACACGCCTTTTCTCCTGCACTTCCTCGCCCCCCTGTCAGCCCCCCTGTCACGCCCCCCTgtcagccccccccccccaccccaccctcatCTCACCTGCACTCCGCAGTGAGGCCACCAACCCTTGAGAAAGCAAAAAGCGAAGGAATAAGTGAAGCCATGACCGCTAACTGGACCGCCGCGCCCGACGCCCATCTTCGCGTGGAGGACATCGACTGGGGCTCCACAGAATGCGAGGATATGTTCACCTCAAGCGCCGATGACCTATTGGTGGCAGACCCCCGCGCGGTGCGCCGTGCCGAGACGGCACCGATGGTGCTGACTATCATGGGCACAGGTGGTTCTCTCTGCGTCGGAGGTTTCGAGGAAGTAAACCCAGACGAGGAGTACCGCTACACGGAGGAATACCACCAACTGTACTACTCAAAGAACCCGCGAGACCCTCgcatgctgctgccgctgacgcgccgccgtcaccacctcgTGCGTGAGGCCCGCGCACCCGGAGCCCTCGCGGTGCCGAGCGGCGAGAGGCCGTCTGTTTCCTCCACGAACGGTGCTGTCGGCGACCGCGTTGGGAATGGAGACAGCGACTGTGATGCCACTGCGGCCGTCCCGGAGGCATCAGAGACGCTCTCGTCCCAGGCGCTTGTGAAGCTGTACGTTGATACCTTCCGACCTGACTGGGATTACGCGCAGATCAAAGCCCACATCTGTACTTTCTGCAGGGACCAGGACGGAAGCCGCCTCGTGCAGCGACTCCTAGAGAAGCCAGAGAACATTGTTCCCATCTTCAATGAGGTCATTGAGGCGTTTGGGGAGCTGGCGACCGACGTGTTCGGCAACTACGTGTTGCAGAAAATGTTCGACGTTGTGCCCAAAGTAGAGAACGATCTCAGCGCACTTCAGGAGATCAGGGAGGCGAGGTTGCTGGACCGTCTCACGGAAAAGGTGCGTGGCCACCTGCTGGAGTACTCTGTACAGACATACGGTTGTCGTGTTATGCAGAAGGCGGTGGAGAACATGCGCGCCGCCGACCGCGACGCCATCATCCGTGAGCTGGACGGGAGAGTTGTCGACTTTGTTTTTGATCAAAACGCGAACCACGTCGTGCAGAAGGTCGTCGAGGTGTGCCCCGCGGGCGCGCAGTTCGTGGTAGACGCCTTTATTCCATCTCTAGGCGAGCTGGCTTGCCATGCCTACGGCTgccgcgtgctgcagcgcacttTCGAGAAGTGTCACGACGTCGAGGGTGTGAACATTCGCCCGCTtatggaggcggtgctgagtCGTGTGAACGAGTTCACGGTGCATCAATACGGTAACTACGTCGTGCAGCACGCCATGCTCAACGCGCCAGAGGATCTGCGGCACCGCTTCGTCGTGCAGCTGACGCCGCAGCTGTATGCGCTGTCCTGCAGCAAGTTTGCCAGCAACGTCGCCGAGCGCATTGTGACGACGGCgaccgaggaggagcgtgACGCCATCATCAACGAGCTGAAGAAGCCGCTGAGCGACTTCCAGGGCGGCAACTACCTCGTGAACATGATGCAGGACACCTACGCGAACTACGTCGTGCAGCGCTTCTTCGAGGCCGTCTCGGCCACGCAGCGCGAGCTCATTAGCGAGCTCGTGCAGCCCCACATCGGCACAATCAATCAGTCCGTCTAcggtcgccacctgctgcgcaagATGGTGTCGAATAACATTCTCACAaacgccttcctcctcggccAAGGAATCGATGTTAGTGGCCCCGACTACGGCGGCAATGCAAACAACAacggccaccgcagcggcggtcaCCGAGGCAGTACCAACAACACCGACGGCACCGACAACCGCCACAATGGCGGCGGGTCTACACACGCCAGCCGAAACGGCAATGGCCGCGGCAATCGTGCAGGCCGTAGCGGGCGTGGCGGTAACAGCCACAGCAACAACCAGCACAGTGACGGCAAAAGCAATGCCCTAAGAGGCAATGACGGCAGCAGCCCGAGCAGCATGTTACTCTTACAGCCTCATttgcagctccagcagccgctcctgaGCGGGTACATGcccctgccgcagcagtaCCAGTATGGCAACCCCTACGGCATccctcagctgcagcagcaacagccccaGGTGACGCCACAGGCGTTCGTGTACCCCACCGCATCCGCGGCCCCGCAACTGTatcagccgcagcaggcgtACATGCCGCAGCTAACGCCTAGCGACTTTGGCGCATTCcctggcgcggcggcctTCCCGACACCGatactgcagcagcagccagccAGCTATGCTCTGCAATATGGTACcccgatgcagcagctcacgACAATGCCCCCGCAACAGCACCCGGCTCGCCGTGGTGATACTCAGTCTCCGCAGGTGTACGTGAATGGCGGCTACAACGGCGCAGGTCAggcacatcagcagcagtcgccTCAGAACAGTGGCTTTTTCCATTCcccgacgccgccgcagccgcaaccGGTTTTCCAGGGGAAGAGTGACCTCGCCGACGCGACTGTTGCCACTAGAAAGGGAGGCCGCTCAGGGAAGGGAAACGCCAGCGCTGTCTCAAACAACGCCAGCTACACTAACGCTGTAAGCGGGGATAAGGCGGGTGCCTTTCTCACCAACAACGTTACTAGCAACCAGCAGCGAGCTGGCTACGGCAACCGGCGCacccagcagcaggagacgGGCTACTAGGATGGTTGCTTGCGGTTTCTTTCTTGCCTGGTTCTGCGTCTCTGCTCGCTCTTCTGTTCTTTGCCCAGCGCCTTggcagtgggggggggggacaacACTCCGTGCGAGATGCCAACTACGTTGAGGatcagcacacgcacgcatgcacagcgGAACACACAAGCGAACGCATTATGGAGCTGG
This region of Leishmania panamensis strain MHOM/PA/94/PSC-1 chromosome 18 sequence genomic DNA includes:
- the PUF2 gene encoding pumilio protein 2, putative (TriTrypDB/GeneDB-style sysID: LpmP.18.1380), whose amino-acid sequence is MTANWTAAPDAHLRVEDIDWGSTECEDMFTSSADDLLVADPRAVRRAETAPMVLTIMGTGGSLCVGGFEEVNPDEEYRYTEEYHQLYYSKNPRDPRMLLPLTRRRHHLVREARAPGALAVPSGERPSVSSTNGAVGDRVGNGDSDCDATAAVPEASETLSSQALVKLYVDTFRPDWDYAQIKAHICTFCRDQDGSRLVQRLLEKPENIVPIFNEVIEAFGELATDVFGNYVLQKMFDVVPKVENDLSALQEIREARLLDRLTEKVRGHLLEYSVQTYGCRVMQKAVENMRAADRDAIIRELDGRVVDFVFDQNANHVVQKVVEVCPAGAQFVVDAFIPSLGELACHAYGCRVLQRTFEKCHDVEGVNIRPLMEAVLSRVNEFTVHQYGNYVVQHAMLNAPEDLRHRFVVQLTPQLYALSCSKFASNVAERIVTTATEEERDAIINELKKPLSDFQGGNYLVNMMQDTYANYVVQRFFEAVSATQRELISELVQPHIGTINQSVYGRHLLRKMVSNNILTNAFLLGQGIDVSGPDYGGNANNNGHRSGGHRGSTNNTDGTDNRHNGGGSTHASRNGNGRGNRAGRSGRGGNSHSNNQHSDGKSNALRGNDGSSPSSMLLLQPHLQLQQPLLSGYMPLPQQYQYGNPYGIPQLQQQQPQVTPQAFVYPTASAAPQLYQPQQAYMPQLTPSDFGAFPGAAAFPTPILQQQPASYALQYGTPMQQLTTMPPQQHPARRGDTQSPQVYVNGGYNGAGQAHQQQSPQNSGFFHSPTPPQPQPVFQGKSDLADATVATRKGGRSGKGNASAVSNNASYTNAVSGDKAGAFLTNNVTSNQQRAGYGNRRTQQQETGY